The Nocardia arthritidis genome has a window encoding:
- a CDS encoding rhomboid-like protein, with translation MPSQTEVDMVTATTSVDRVSTDHVSVESDKPSRRWRLPLPVTLGYLAGLVVVAVALSALSESAQTGVILHTSTNLHNLLHGHISTLFASAFVIGDAAVALTILPLLACLLALAELRFGSGQLVRIFLAGHIGATLLVAVGLWIAVTAEWMPQSIGWAEDVGISYGAMAVLGALVAVLPRPWRIAWIVGWFVVAVEGAVVGQTFTNVGHLLSLLIGVAAGYTLLRTRQVARRGFTKVEWLLLLGATVLAAGLLLG, from the coding sequence ATGCCGAGCCAGACGGAGGTGGACATGGTCACCGCGACGACATCTGTCGATCGTGTGTCGACGGATCATGTTTCGGTCGAGTCCGATAAACCCTCGCGTCGTTGGCGTCTCCCGTTGCCGGTGACGCTCGGGTATCTGGCGGGGCTCGTTGTGGTCGCGGTGGCGCTGTCCGCGTTGAGCGAATCCGCGCAGACCGGTGTCATCCTGCACACCAGCACGAACCTGCACAATCTGTTGCACGGGCATATCAGCACGCTGTTCGCCAGCGCGTTCGTGATCGGTGACGCGGCCGTCGCGCTGACCATCCTCCCGCTGCTCGCCTGTCTGCTCGCGCTGGCCGAATTGCGGTTCGGTTCAGGGCAATTGGTGCGTATTTTCCTGGCGGGTCATATCGGTGCCACGCTGCTCGTCGCGGTCGGGCTCTGGATCGCGGTGACCGCGGAATGGATGCCGCAGAGCATCGGCTGGGCAGAGGACGTCGGGATCAGTTACGGCGCGATGGCGGTGCTCGGTGCGTTGGTCGCGGTGTTGCCGAGGCCGTGGCGGATCGCCTGGATCGTCGGCTGGTTCGTGGTCGCCGTGGAAGGCGCGGTGGTCGGGCAGACTTTCACGAATGTCGGCCATCTGCTGTCGCTGCTCATCGGTGTCGCGGCCGGCTATACGCTGCTGCGCACCCGTCAGGTCGCCCGCCGCGGGTTCACAAAAGTGGAGTGGCTGCTGCTGCTCGGCGCGACCGTCCTGGCCGCCGGTCTCCTCCTGGGCTGA
- the nucS gene encoding endonuclease NucS, which produces MRLVIARCQVDYVGRLTAHLPMARRLLLMKADGSVLVHSDGGSYKPLNWMSPPCWLEERDGADIPEGAQALWVVTNKAGEELRITIEDVEHDSSHELGVDPGLVKDGVEAHLQELLAEHVQTLGAGYTLIRREYMTAIGPVDLLCRDAGGSTVAVEIKRRGEIDGVEQLTRYLELLNRDPLLAPVAGVFAAQQIKPQARTLAEDRGIRCLTLDYDALRGTESNEFRLF; this is translated from the coding sequence GTGCGCCTCGTGATTGCTCGTTGCCAGGTTGACTATGTCGGTCGGTTGACCGCTCATCTCCCGATGGCCCGCAGGCTGCTGCTGATGAAGGCGGACGGCTCGGTGCTTGTGCATTCGGACGGCGGCTCGTACAAGCCGCTCAACTGGATGAGCCCGCCCTGCTGGCTGGAGGAGCGCGATGGCGCCGATATTCCCGAAGGGGCACAGGCGCTTTGGGTGGTCACCAATAAGGCGGGGGAGGAACTGCGGATCACCATCGAGGACGTCGAACACGACTCCTCGCATGAGCTCGGTGTCGATCCGGGTCTGGTGAAGGACGGTGTCGAAGCCCATCTGCAGGAGCTGCTCGCCGAACATGTGCAGACGCTCGGCGCCGGCTACACGCTGATCCGCCGCGAATACATGACCGCGATCGGCCCGGTGGATCTGCTGTGCCGCGACGCGGGCGGCTCCACCGTCGCTGTGGAGATCAAACGGCGCGGCGAGATCGACGGTGTCGAACAGCTCACCCGCTACCTCGAACTACTCAACCGTGACCCGCTGCTGGCGCCGGTCGCCGGGGTGTTCGCGGCGCAGCAGATCAAACCGCAGGCCCGCACGCTGGCCGAGGATCGCGGCATCCGCTGTCTCACCCTCGATTACGACGCCCTGCGCGGCACGGAGAGCAACGAGTTCCGTCTGTTCTGA
- a CDS encoding endo-1,4-beta-xylanase encodes MSGSRRARAALVVAGAVLVAAGGVACADQHADAAAAVKDLLHGHDWTHFAGAEVGADGLRITPLDRKIVRQDGSGGQPNPPVNLRGPRLRIDGDFEVTATMRDIGSRGAYLQLYSGVPVVYDEWRYEPPSLRFGIAGGKLQVAVWDGRADRPAQTRSFGADLAGAVTVTVRTDGNIAVLSVDGKEVGSVPDGDIFDGATVWFGADAELGGGWTLTSLTARPEPGRHLSVLDSLAPQESPGSKSLRVDAAKLSRPFEMGTALASGPLASDAAYRAFAAAQYGMFTPENDFKPQFLQPRRGVFAFAEADGLIDFARANAMKVHGHTLVWHEALPQWMRKVSGPDAVRQTMFDHIDAVAGHFRGQVAEWDVVNEPISDDPADYANGNNGIRSGRNIWFQALGEQYIDEAFRRVRAMDPDAKLYINEYGVEADGRRWDALLALVTRLKERGVPIDGVGFQGHEYTEDDRISGETFRKHVRALAALGMQSRVSEMDVLVEPDEHDIQAKQFAERLAVCKDEPSCTSFSTWGFTDKYGSTATPRKYPVAPADALPIDARMRPKPAYSAMLAELPG; translated from the coding sequence ATGTCGGGCTCCAGACGCGCCAGAGCGGCGTTGGTTGTCGCAGGCGCGGTGTTGGTGGCCGCGGGCGGAGTCGCCTGTGCGGATCAGCACGCCGATGCTGCCGCCGCGGTGAAAGATCTACTGCACGGCCATGATTGGACACATTTCGCGGGTGCCGAGGTGGGTGCGGACGGTCTGCGCATCACGCCGCTGGACCGAAAGATCGTGCGGCAGGACGGATCCGGTGGTCAACCGAATCCGCCGGTGAACCTGCGCGGGCCGCGGCTGCGGATCGACGGGGACTTCGAGGTGACCGCGACGATGCGCGATATCGGATCCCGCGGCGCGTATCTGCAGCTGTATTCGGGTGTTCCGGTCGTATACGACGAGTGGCGTTACGAGCCGCCGTCGCTGCGTTTCGGTATCGCGGGCGGCAAACTGCAGGTGGCGGTGTGGGATGGGCGCGCGGACCGGCCCGCGCAGACCCGGTCGTTCGGTGCCGATCTTGCGGGCGCCGTGACGGTGACGGTGCGTACCGACGGCAATATCGCCGTGCTGTCCGTCGACGGCAAAGAGGTCGGTAGCGTGCCGGACGGCGATATCTTCGATGGTGCGACGGTCTGGTTCGGTGCGGACGCCGAACTCGGCGGCGGCTGGACCCTGACCTCGCTGACCGCGCGCCCCGAGCCGGGCCGGCACCTTTCGGTGCTGGATTCGCTTGCACCGCAAGAGAGTCCGGGTTCGAAATCGCTGCGTGTGGACGCGGCGAAACTGTCGCGGCCGTTCGAGATGGGTACGGCGCTGGCCAGTGGTCCGCTGGCGAGTGACGCGGCCTATCGCGCCTTCGCGGCGGCCCAGTACGGAATGTTCACGCCGGAAAACGATTTCAAACCCCAATTCTTGCAGCCCCGGCGCGGAGTATTCGCCTTCGCCGAGGCCGACGGGCTCATCGATTTCGCCCGCGCCAACGCTATGAAGGTGCACGGGCACACCCTGGTGTGGCATGAGGCGCTGCCGCAGTGGATGCGCAAGGTGTCGGGCCCGGATGCGGTGCGGCAGACCATGTTCGACCACATCGACGCGGTGGCCGGGCATTTCCGCGGACAGGTCGCCGAATGGGATGTGGTGAACGAGCCGATCTCGGACGATCCGGCCGATTATGCCAACGGCAACAACGGAATTCGGTCCGGGCGCAATATCTGGTTCCAGGCGCTCGGCGAACAGTACATCGACGAGGCGTTCCGCCGGGTGCGCGCGATGGATCCCGATGCGAAGCTCTACATCAACGAATACGGCGTCGAGGCGGACGGGCGGCGCTGGGATGCGTTGCTGGCGTTGGTGACTCGGTTGAAGGAGCGCGGTGTGCCGATCGACGGCGTCGGCTTCCAGGGGCACGAATACACTGAGGACGACCGGATTTCGGGTGAAACCTTCCGAAAACACGTGCGCGCCTTGGCCGCGCTCGGTATGCAGTCGCGGGTTTCGGAAATGGATGTGCTCGTAGAGCCCGATGAGCACGATATCCAGGCAAAGCAGTTCGCCGAACGGTTGGCGGTGTGCAAGGACGAACCATCCTGCACGAGCTTCAGTACATGGGGTTTCACCGACAAATACGGATCGACCGCGACACCGCGAAAGTATCCGGTCGCACCTGCCGATGCACTGCCCATCGACGCCCGAATGCGGCCGAAACCGGCCTATTCGGCCATGCTGGCCGAACTGCCCGGCTGA
- a CDS encoding ATP/GTP-binding protein, with the protein MPRRKPRAGRREPSGGAPLGDVFGRTEPGPEGDETYVVRTVPGTRAVKIYRCPGCDHEIAPGVAHIVAWPAYGGEDDRRHWHRGCWDGRQTRRITRRWS; encoded by the coding sequence ATGCCTCGACGAAAACCGCGCGCAGGCCGTCGGGAACCGTCCGGCGGCGCACCGCTCGGCGACGTTTTCGGCCGGACCGAGCCAGGTCCGGAAGGCGATGAAACCTACGTCGTGCGTACCGTTCCCGGTACCCGCGCCGTGAAAATCTATCGGTGTCCGGGCTGCGACCACGAAATCGCCCCCGGCGTAGCGCATATCGTCGCCTGGCCCGCCTACGGCGGCGAGGACGACCGCCGCCACTGGCACCGCGGCTGCTGGGACGGTCGCCAAACCCGCCGCATCACCCGCCGCTGGTCGTGA